From one Lotus japonicus ecotype B-129 chromosome 3, LjGifu_v1.2 genomic stretch:
- the LOC130744767 gene encoding homeobox-leucine zipper protein HDG11-like yields MCYLKTQYVRADNSALRIENERIQKENPVNEALKKIICAFYGSPSFPQEEHELFMQKMRLENAQLKDEASKPCKKLNNFLKSLMESQVSQQELQLGLIPIIGSSHDPTLASLLNQEAYGSGVGSSSLGLTSTIGGGGVSFQNNSVDEILDFQNQKLLMKEIAATAKEELARLIRYNEPFWFLSPYQQGKLTLHLGDYEVFFPKNNHLIGPNVRIESSKDSVIVNITSMQLVEMFLDPVKWANLFPTIIAKAETIQVFDSGLSSNLNGALLLVHEMHVLSPLVQSRKFHFLRYCERVDAGLWIITDVSVNLPGQHNALSRSWKHPSGCMIQEMHDGRCMVVCVEHVEVDEIQTHQLFKDLVDTQIAYGAERWLKELQRMCERFACFFDEKIPVHDPRGVIHSVEGKRSMMKLSYRMVKMFCESLSMSGHDLSFPHPIMDNTSGVKISVRRNIEIGHPNGAVVVAATTLWFPLHYQRVFEFLTDTTKRPQWDVFAAKTPEHEIAHISVGANPGNYISLILPFMPNTENNRVTLQECSMDPIGSYVVYAPMDVAVIDMAIAGGETSVIPILPSGFMIAADGQTNAESSGGSLLTVAFQMLVGCSLTPDGTEIHDVESVAEVKTLLDLTVQKIQNALICY; encoded by the exons ATGTGCTACTTGAAGACTCAATATGTGCGAGCAGATAACAGTGCTCTTCGAATTGAGAATGAAAGGATTCAGAAAGAAAACCCCGTCAATGAGGCACTGAAGAAGATTATTTGTGCATTTTATGGGAGTCCATCATTTCCTCAAGAAGAGCATGAACTTTTCATGCAAAAAATGAGACTTGAAAATGCTCAGCTAAAAGACGAGGCCAGTAAACCT TGTAAGAAATTGAATAACTTTCTTAAAAGTCTCATGGAGAGCCAAGTGTCACAACAAGAGCTGCAACTTGGGCTTATTCCCATCATAGGATCTTCACATGACCCAACGCTTGCAAGCTTGCTGAACCAAGAGGCTTATGGGAGTGGAGTTGGAAGCTCAAGTCTTGGTTTGACATCAActattggtggtggtggggtatCATTTCAAAACAACTCAGTGGATGAAATCCTagattttcaaaatcaaaagtTGCTGATGAAGGAGATTGCAGCTACTGCAAAGGAAGAACTGGCTAGGCTTATACGGTACAATGAGCCCTTCTGGTTCCTCTCTCCATACCAACAAGGGAAACTCACTCTTCATCTTGGAGACTATGAAGTATTTTTCCCAAAGAATAATCACCTAATTGGTCCCAACGTGCGTATAGAATCATCAAAAGATTCAGTGATAGTGAACATCACAAGCATGCAACTTGTTGAGATGTTTCTAGATCCG GTCAAATGGGCCAACCTTTTCCCAACGATTATTGCTAAAGCGGAAACAATCCAAGTCTTTGATAGCGGTTTGTCAAGCAATCTAAATGGAGCCTTGTTGTTGGTACAT GAAATGCATGTTCTTTCACCTTTAGTGCAATCTCGCAAATTTCACTTCCTTCGCTATTGTGAGCGTGTTGATGCTGGTTTATGGATTATAACAGATGTGTCAGTTAATCTCCCTGGACAACACAATGCTCTTTCTCGCTCTTGGAAACATCCCTCTGGATGCATGATTCAGGAAATGCATGATGGGAGATGCATG GTTGTTTGTGTAGAACATGTGGAAGTGGATGAGATTCAAACACACCAACTATTCAAAGATCTGGTTGATACCCAGATTGCATATGGAGCTGAAAGATGGTTGAAAGAGCTGCAAAGAATGTGTGAAAGATTTGCTTGCTTTTTTGATGAAAAAATACCTGTTCATGACCCTAGAGGAG TGATCCATTCAGTTGAAGGGAAGAGAAGCATGATGAAGCTTTCTTATCGAATGGTTAAGATGTTTTGTGAAAGTTTATCCATGTCAGGTCATGATTTGAGCTTCCCACATCCAATTATGGATAATACTAGCGGAGTTAAAATCTCTGTTCGTAGAAACATTGAAATTGGCCACCCAAATGGCGCGGTTGTTGTGGCTGCCACAACTCTTTGGTTTCCACTCCATTATCAGAGAGTTTTTGAGTTTTTAACTGATACAACTAAACGTCCCCAG TGGGATGTTTTTGCTGCTAAAACTCCAGAGCATGAGATTGCACACATTTCAGTCGGAGCTAATCCTGGGAACTATATATCACTCATCCTG CCATTCATGCCAAATACCGAGAACAACAGGGTGACTCTGCAAGAGTGTTCTATGGATCCTATAGGATCATACGTTGTATATGCTCCAATGGATGTAGCTGTTATTGATATGGCCATAGCGGGAGGAGAAACTTCAGTTATACCAATCCTTCCATCAGGTTTTATGATCGCTGCAGATGGCCAAACAAATGCTGAGAGCTCAGGAGGGTCTCTGCTGACTGTGGCATTCCAAATGCTTGTGGGTTGTAGTCTTACTCCAGATGGAACCGAAATACATGATGTGGAAAGTGTGGCAGAAGTCAAGACCCTTTTGGACTTAACAGTCCAGAAAATACAGAATGCTCTGATATGTTATTAA
- the LOC130746118 gene encoding uncharacterized protein LOC130746118: MGSNSLKDYLKRYESNTEEEKKKKKKKKKKKQKKKSQPQATGLLVVDEDPTWQKPVDLGEENDDNSSDEEKPVVDEDIEVKRMKRLEQSRARHHYNAISEDGSGWVSLSSESTNPCNSNNDISPPRKRRVRNDTPSPEPELNPSTSNRKSADLSPPHRQLKRNDTPSPDHYSQPENSEGLNSDLSPPRKRRVQSVTVSEVHESMSSKSKFEDTDLSPPRLQHKDSGKRNYETSDLQDLSPPRRGRHDSPTIDNLHGSAALDLSPPRKSQKNVARSSSYDHSHLPPPSRSVKVDSNRSLDPDLSPPRKNSKELSIPASVNERKTGLLSGKDIRNEIDKKKKDDMLRFKQMDPSISGRSAEPVYRDKVKGTRISKEEYLKSKQKVDEKAKAIEIEWGKGLAQKREAEAKLKELELEKEKPFARTRDDPELDKMMKERVRWGDPMAHLVKKKYPEPVLPNLGDSEKMMESGFVVPQDIPNHSWLKRGLDAAPNRYGIRPGRHWDGVDRSNGFEKGLFKRTNEKQSRDKEAYLWSVSDM; this comes from the exons ATGGGTTCTAATTCATTGAAGGACTATCTCAAAAGATATGAAAGTAAcactgaagaagagaagaaaaagaagaagaagaagaagaagaagaagcagaagaagaaaagtcAACCACAAGCAACTGGCTTGTTAGTTGTGGACGAAGACCCGACATGGCAGAAACCCGTAGATCTTGGAGAAGAAAATGATGACAACTCCTCAG ATGAAGAGAAGCCAGTAGTTGATGAAGACATCGAAGTGAAGCGTATGAAGAGGCTGGAGCAGTCGAGGGCCAGACATCATTATAATGCTATATCCGAGGATGGAAGTGGTTGGGTTTCACTTTCTTCTGAATCAACAAATCCTTGTAATTCAAATAATGATATCTCTCCACCTCGTAAACGGAGGGTTCGAAATGACACCCCTTCGCCAGAACCTGAGTTAAATCCTTCAACTTCTAATAGGAAGAGTGCTGATTTATCACCCCCTCATCGCCAGCTGAAACGCAATGACACTCCATCACCTGATCATTACTCACAACCAGAAAATTCTGAGGGACTGAATTCTGACTTATCTCCCCCTCGTAAAAGAAGAGTTCAAAGTGTTACTGTTTCAGAAGTACACGAGTCAATGTCATCCAAATCAAAATTTGAAGATACTGATTTGTCACCTCCTCGGCTACAACATAAAG ACAGTGGCAAAAGAAATTATGAGACTTCTGATTTGCAAGATCTTTCTCCGCCTCGACGAGGTCGTCATGATTCTCCCACGATAGATAATTTACATGGATCTGCAGCACTAGACCTTTCACCCCCAAGGAAAAGCCAGAAGAATGTTGCAAGATCGAGTTCATATGATCATTCGCATCTTCCTCCACCTAGTCGTTCAGTAAAAGTTGATTCAAATAGATCTTTGGATCCTGACCTATCTCCACCTAGGAAGAATTCAAAGGAGCTATCTATTCCAGCATCTGTGAATGAAAGAAAAACAGGTTTACTTTCTGGTAAGGATATCAGAAATGAAATTGacaaaaagaagaaggatgaTATGTTAAG ATTTAAACAGATGGACCCTTCCATTAGTGGGCGCAGTGCTGAACCTGTATATCGTGATAAAGTAAAAG GAACACGCATTTCCAAAGAGGAATACTTGAAGTCAAAACAGAAAGTAGACGAAAAGGCCAAG GCGATTGAAATAGAATGGGGCAAGGGCTTAGCTCAAAAGCGGGAAGCTGAGGCTAAGCTGAAGGAACTAGAACTTGAGAAAGAAAAACCTTTTGCGCGGACCAG aGATGATCCTGAACTTGACAAAATGATGAAGGAGAGGGTAAGATGGGGTGATCCCATGGCACATCTGGTAAAG AAAAAATATCCAGAACCTGTTCTTCCAAACTTGGGGGATAGTGAGAAGATGATGGAATCAGGCTTTGTGGTTCCTCAGGACATTCCAAATCATAGCTGGTTAAAAAGAGGTTTAGACGCTGCTCCAAATCGGTACGGGATAAGGCCAGGGCGGCACTGGGATGGTGTTGATCGCAGTAACG GATTTGAGAAGGGACTGTTCAAGAGAACAAATGAAAAGCAATCTAGAGATAAAGAAGCCTATCTTTGGTCTGTGTCTGATATGTGA